A genomic stretch from Kribbella amoyensis includes:
- a CDS encoding acyclic terpene utilization AtuA family protein, whose amino-acid sequence MNAGNPIRIGNASGFYGDRFSAFQEMVTGGPLDVVTGDYLAELTMLILGRDRMKDPSLGYARTFLKQLETGLGEALDRGVKVVSNAGGLNPSGLAAAIQALADKLGLHPKIAYVEGDDLLGRTDELGFGKPLTANAYLGAWGIAEALQSGADVVVTGRVTDASVIVGPAAAHHGWKRDQYDELAGAVVAGHVIECGCQATGGNFAFFTELPDLRRPGFPIAEIHADGSSVITKHDGTGGAVTVDTVKAQLLYEITGARYAGPDVTARLDAIELAADGIDRVRITGTLGEPPPPQYKVSLNSLGGFRNEVDFVLTGLDLEAKSELVQRQLELGLRLKPAELKWSLTWTERPNAETEEQASVLLRCTVKDPDPKVVGRAFSSTAVELALASYPGFHVTAPPEDGSPYGVFTAGFVDVDEVEHVVVLPDGSRRVIEPATRTLELEPVADTELPVPLPMLVAAGRPARSLTREVPLGRIAGARSGDKGGDANVGVWVRSETAWRWLANTLTIGLFKDLLPETRPLRVTRYVLPNLWAVNFVVEGLLGEGVAAQARFDPQAKAVGEWLRSRYVDVPEMLL is encoded by the coding sequence ATGAATGCCGGGAACCCGATCCGGATCGGGAACGCGTCCGGGTTCTACGGCGACCGGTTCAGCGCGTTCCAGGAGATGGTCACCGGCGGACCGCTCGACGTCGTCACCGGGGACTATCTGGCCGAGCTGACCATGCTCATCCTCGGCCGCGACCGGATGAAGGACCCGTCGCTCGGCTACGCCCGGACCTTCCTCAAGCAACTGGAGACCGGACTCGGCGAGGCGCTCGATCGCGGCGTCAAGGTGGTCAGCAACGCGGGCGGCCTGAACCCGTCCGGCCTGGCCGCCGCGATCCAGGCGCTCGCCGACAAGCTCGGCCTGCACCCCAAGATCGCGTACGTCGAGGGCGACGACCTCCTCGGCCGCACCGACGAACTCGGATTCGGCAAGCCGCTCACCGCCAACGCGTACCTCGGCGCCTGGGGGATCGCGGAGGCGCTGCAGTCCGGCGCGGACGTCGTCGTCACCGGCCGGGTCACGGACGCCTCCGTGATCGTCGGACCGGCGGCCGCGCATCACGGCTGGAAGCGGGACCAGTACGACGAACTCGCGGGCGCCGTCGTCGCCGGGCACGTGATCGAGTGCGGTTGCCAGGCGACCGGCGGCAACTTCGCCTTCTTCACCGAGCTGCCCGATCTGCGCCGGCCCGGGTTCCCGATCGCGGAGATCCACGCGGACGGGTCCAGCGTGATCACCAAGCACGACGGCACCGGCGGCGCGGTCACGGTCGACACGGTCAAGGCCCAGCTGCTCTACGAGATCACCGGCGCCCGGTACGCCGGACCCGACGTGACCGCCCGGCTGGACGCGATCGAGCTCGCCGCCGACGGGATCGACCGGGTCCGCATCACCGGGACCCTCGGTGAGCCGCCACCTCCGCAGTACAAGGTGTCGCTGAACAGTCTCGGCGGCTTCCGCAACGAGGTGGACTTCGTGCTCACCGGGCTCGACCTGGAGGCGAAGTCCGAGCTGGTCCAGCGGCAGCTCGAACTCGGGCTGCGGCTGAAACCGGCCGAGTTGAAGTGGTCGCTGACCTGGACGGAGCGGCCGAACGCGGAGACCGAGGAGCAGGCGAGCGTGCTGCTCCGGTGCACGGTGAAGGACCCTGATCCGAAGGTGGTCGGCCGCGCGTTCTCCAGTACGGCGGTCGAGCTGGCGCTGGCGAGCTACCCGGGGTTCCACGTGACCGCGCCGCCCGAGGACGGTTCGCCGTACGGGGTGTTCACGGCCGGGTTCGTGGACGTGGACGAGGTCGAGCACGTGGTGGTCCTGCCGGACGGGTCTCGCCGGGTGATCGAGCCGGCCACGCGGACCCTCGAGCTCGAACCGGTGGCGGACACCGAGTTGCCGGTCCCGTTGCCGATGCTGGTCGCCGCCGGACGGCCCGCGCGTTCGCTGACGCGGGAGGTCCCACTCGGCCGGATCGCGGGGGCGCGGAGCGGGGACAAGGGTGGGGACGCGAACGTCGGGGTGTGGGTGCGCAGCGAGACCGCCTGGCGCTGGCTCGCGAACACGTTGACGATCGGCCTGTTCAAGGACCTGCTGCCCGAGACCCGGCCGCTCCGCGTGACCCGATACGTCCTGCCGAACCTGTGGGCGGTGAACTTCGTGGTCGAAGGGCTGCTCGGGGAAGGGGTCGCGGCGCAGGCCAGGTTCGACCCGCAGGCCAAGGCGGTCGGTGAGTGGCTGCGGTCGCGGTACGTCGACGTCCCGGAGATGCTGTTGTGA
- a CDS encoding acyl-CoA dehydrogenase family protein, whose product MTFTESDERRALRSAVGELGKKYGYAWFTEKARTGGQTTELWQEAGKLGYLGVNLPEEYGGGGGGMADLSIVLEELGAAGCPLLMMVVSPAICGTVISRFGTDEQKARWLPRLADGSVTMAFAITEPDAGSNSHNITTTARRTPDGWSLSGRKVYISGLDVAQAVLVVGRTEDARTGRLKPALFIVPTRAAGVEYRQIEMDLISPDKQFALFLDDVALPADALVGSEDAALLQLFAGLNPERIMASAFAVGIGRHALDKAVAYVKERQVWKQPIGAHQGLAHPLAQIKIELELARLMMQKAAALYDAGDDLAAGEAANMAKYAAGEACVRSTDQAVQSLGGNGMTVEYGVASLVAAARATRIAPVSREMILNFVAQHSLGLPKSY is encoded by the coding sequence ATGACTTTCACCGAGTCAGACGAACGCCGCGCACTGCGGTCGGCGGTCGGCGAGCTGGGGAAGAAGTACGGGTATGCCTGGTTCACCGAGAAGGCGCGGACCGGCGGGCAGACCACCGAGCTCTGGCAGGAGGCGGGCAAGCTCGGCTATCTCGGCGTCAACCTGCCCGAGGAGTACGGCGGGGGCGGTGGCGGCATGGCGGACCTGTCCATCGTGCTCGAGGAGCTCGGCGCGGCCGGGTGTCCGCTGTTGATGATGGTCGTGTCGCCCGCGATCTGCGGCACGGTGATCAGCCGGTTCGGTACCGATGAGCAGAAGGCGCGGTGGTTGCCCCGGCTCGCGGACGGGTCGGTCACGATGGCGTTCGCGATCACCGAGCCGGACGCGGGATCGAACTCGCACAACATCACCACCACCGCCCGGCGGACCCCGGACGGCTGGTCGTTGTCCGGGCGCAAGGTGTACATCTCCGGCCTCGACGTCGCCCAGGCGGTCCTGGTGGTCGGCCGGACCGAGGACGCGCGGACCGGGCGGTTGAAGCCGGCGCTGTTCATCGTGCCGACCAGGGCGGCCGGGGTCGAGTACCGGCAGATCGAAATGGACCTGATCAGCCCGGACAAGCAGTTCGCGTTGTTCCTCGACGATGTCGCGTTGCCTGCCGACGCGCTGGTCGGGTCGGAGGACGCCGCGCTGCTGCAACTGTTCGCGGGGCTCAACCCGGAGCGGATCATGGCGTCCGCGTTCGCCGTCGGGATCGGCCGGCACGCGCTCGACAAGGCGGTCGCGTACGTGAAGGAGCGCCAGGTCTGGAAGCAGCCGATCGGTGCCCACCAAGGCCTGGCGCATCCGTTGGCGCAGATCAAGATCGAGCTCGAGCTGGCCCGGCTGATGATGCAGAAGGCGGCCGCGCTGTACGACGCGGGCGACGACCTGGCCGCCGGGGAGGCCGCGAACATGGCCAAGTACGCGGCCGGCGAAGCGTGCGTCCGGTCCACCGACCAGGCCGTGCAGTCGCTGGGCGGCAACGGGATGACGGTCGAGTACGGCGTCGCCTCGCTGGTCGCCGCGGCCCGGGCCACCCGGATCGCCCCGGTCAGCCGGGAGATGATCCTCAACTTCGTCGCCCAGCACTCCCTGGGTCTACCGAAGTCGTACTGA
- a CDS encoding acyl-CoA dehydrogenase family protein, translating into MTAEREALRETVRRFVASDVLPELAAWERAGELPRELHEKAGKLGLLGVGFPESAGGGGGSLADAVAVVEELHYAGGSGGLVASLLTVGIAAPHIVAAGNQVQIDRWVRPTLEGRLIGALAITEPDGGSDVASLRTTARRDGDEYVVNGAKTYITSGCRADFVTTAVRTGEPGAHGISLLVIERGTPGFEVSRKLDKLGWLCSDTAELSFTDVRVPAANLVGAEGTGFVQLAQNFVAERLTLAVQAYAGARRALDLTVAWCRDRETFGRPLISRQTVQHTLTEMARRIDVARVYVHEVVRRAEAGDDVIAEVCFAKNTAVEAGQWVCDQALQLHGGLGYMREAEVERQYRDQKILAIGGGTTEILTGLAARRLGFTG; encoded by the coding sequence GTGACCGCCGAGCGGGAGGCCCTGCGGGAGACGGTCCGGCGGTTCGTGGCGTCGGACGTTCTGCCGGAGCTGGCCGCTTGGGAGCGGGCTGGTGAGCTGCCGCGGGAGTTGCACGAGAAGGCGGGCAAGCTCGGCCTGCTCGGTGTCGGGTTCCCCGAGTCCGCGGGTGGTGGCGGTGGATCCCTTGCCGACGCGGTCGCGGTGGTCGAGGAGCTGCACTACGCCGGCGGATCGGGCGGACTGGTCGCGTCGCTGCTCACCGTCGGGATCGCCGCCCCCCATATCGTTGCCGCTGGCAATCAGGTGCAGATCGACCGCTGGGTCCGGCCGACGCTGGAAGGGCGACTGATCGGTGCGCTCGCGATCACCGAGCCGGACGGCGGATCGGACGTCGCCTCGCTACGGACGACAGCCCGGCGCGACGGCGACGAGTACGTGGTGAACGGGGCGAAGACGTACATCACCTCGGGGTGCCGAGCCGACTTCGTCACGACCGCGGTCCGGACCGGCGAGCCGGGTGCGCACGGGATCAGCCTGCTGGTGATCGAGCGGGGGACGCCCGGATTCGAGGTCTCTCGCAAGCTCGACAAGCTCGGCTGGCTCTGCTCCGACACGGCCGAGCTGTCCTTCACCGACGTCCGGGTCCCGGCGGCGAACCTGGTCGGTGCCGAGGGCACCGGCTTCGTCCAGCTCGCGCAGAACTTCGTCGCCGAGCGGCTGACGCTCGCGGTGCAGGCGTACGCCGGGGCCCGGCGCGCGCTCGATCTCACGGTGGCGTGGTGCCGTGATCGGGAGACGTTCGGGCGGCCGCTGATCTCGCGGCAGACGGTGCAGCACACGCTGACCGAGATGGCCCGGCGGATCGACGTCGCCAGGGTGTACGTGCACGAGGTGGTCCGGCGGGCCGAGGCCGGGGACGACGTGATCGCCGAGGTCTGCTTCGCGAAGAACACCGCCGTCGAGGCCGGCCAGTGGGTCTGCGACCAGGCCCTGCAGTTGCACGGCGGCCTGGGGTACATGCGCGAGGCGGAGGTCGAACGGCAGTACCGCGATCAGAAGATCCTCGCGATCGGCGGCGGCACCACCGAGATCCTGACCGGGCTGGCGGCGAGACGACTGGGGTTCACCGGATGA
- a CDS encoding FAD-dependent monooxygenase: MSTGNDPSSAIVVGAGIGGLTAAVALRRIGWSVTVLERAPIIAEVGAGLTLWPNAVSALDALGLADAVRDRAVRTVSRGNVRTSKGRWLRRSHPDDVRVLAIHRAALHDVLRRALPESTLHTDAEVVSVAEDGKVVCRCSGEEHDLAADLVVAADGVNSAIRRSLWSGDPVFQGRSVWRGVTPSGSVWPVEESLSLGRGEQVGLLPLPDERVYWFVMANADRPNQLSTDERADALRHVEGWHDPIPELVRATPPDQVLHNDVVDIDPVPSFVRDRVVLLGDAAHAMPPDLGQGACQAIEDAVVLAAALAADPDTTAALASYDDQRRARVQPMATAARESVRRTANTNPLTHLAVTLAARLVPPKAWRKATARWSDWTAPPVPQQENKRS; the protein is encoded by the coding sequence ATGTCCACCGGCAACGACCCCTCCTCGGCCATCGTCGTCGGCGCCGGGATCGGCGGACTGACGGCCGCGGTCGCCCTGCGCCGGATCGGCTGGTCGGTCACCGTCCTGGAGCGCGCGCCGATCATCGCCGAGGTCGGGGCCGGCCTCACCCTGTGGCCGAACGCGGTGAGCGCCCTGGACGCCCTCGGGCTCGCCGACGCGGTCCGGGATCGCGCGGTCCGGACCGTCTCCCGCGGCAACGTCCGCACCTCGAAAGGCCGCTGGCTCCGGCGTAGCCACCCCGACGACGTCCGCGTCCTGGCGATCCACCGCGCCGCCCTCCACGACGTACTGCGGCGCGCGTTGCCCGAGTCGACGCTGCACACCGACGCCGAGGTGGTGTCGGTGGCCGAGGACGGCAAGGTGGTTTGCCGCTGCTCGGGCGAGGAGCACGACCTCGCCGCCGACCTCGTCGTCGCCGCGGACGGCGTGAACAGCGCCATCCGCCGATCACTGTGGTCCGGCGACCCCGTCTTCCAAGGGCGCAGCGTCTGGCGTGGGGTGACGCCGAGCGGTTCGGTCTGGCCGGTGGAGGAGTCGTTGTCGCTCGGCCGAGGCGAGCAGGTCGGCCTGCTCCCGTTGCCGGACGAGCGGGTGTACTGGTTCGTCATGGCGAACGCCGATCGCCCGAACCAGCTCTCCACCGACGAGCGGGCCGACGCCCTCCGCCACGTCGAAGGCTGGCACGACCCGATCCCCGAGCTCGTCCGCGCGACCCCGCCGGACCAGGTGCTGCACAACGACGTCGTCGACATCGACCCGGTACCGTCCTTCGTCCGCGACCGCGTCGTCCTCCTCGGCGACGCCGCCCACGCGATGCCCCCGGACCTCGGCCAAGGCGCCTGCCAAGCCATCGAGGACGCCGTCGTCCTGGCCGCCGCCCTCGCCGCCGACCCCGACACCACAGCAGCCCTGGCGAGCTACGACGACCAACGCCGGGCGCGCGTCCAGCCGATGGCCACAGCAGCCCGCGAATCCGTCCGGCGAACCGCCAACACCAACCCCCTGACCCACCTCGCCGTCACCCTCGCCGCCCGCCTGGTCCCCCCGAAAGCCTGGCGCAAAGCCACCGCCCGCTGGTCCGACTGGACCGCCCCACCCGTCCCGCAGCAGGAAAACAAGCGCTCTTGA
- a CDS encoding acyl-CoA carboxylase subunit beta yields the protein MTVTENREAMLAKLAALDAEHAKALAGGGEKYVDRHHRRGKLLARERIELLLDPDSAFLELSPLAGWGSDFTVGASLVTGIGVVEGVECLITANDPTVKGGASNPWTLKKALRADEIARANRLPVISLVESGGADLPTQKEIFIPGGAMFRNLTRLSAEGIPTIALVFGNSTAGGAYIPGMSDYVVMVDGGAKVFLAGPPLVKMATGEDADDESLGGAAMHARTSGLADYFAVDEPDAIRLGRQIVSRLNWKKLGPAPAAQYEEPLYDADELLGIVPGDLKIPFDPRDVIARVVDGSVFDEFKPLYGSSLATGWASLHGYPVGILANARGVLFSEESQKAAQFIQLANQSSTPLIFLHNTTGYMVGQEYEQRGIIKHGAQMINAVSNSRVPHLSILLGASYGAGHYGMCGRAYDPRFLFAWPSAKSAVMGPQQLAGVLSIVARAAAAAKNQPYDEDGDAAMRAYVEGQIEAESLPMFLSGRLYDDGVIDPRDTRTVLGLCLSAIHSAPVEGTRFDGANFGVFRM from the coding sequence ATGACCGTGACCGAGAACCGTGAGGCCATGCTGGCGAAGCTCGCCGCACTCGACGCCGAGCACGCCAAGGCGCTGGCCGGTGGCGGCGAGAAGTACGTCGACCGGCATCACCGGCGGGGCAAGCTGCTCGCCCGGGAACGGATCGAGCTGCTGCTGGATCCGGACTCGGCGTTCCTGGAGCTGTCCCCGTTGGCCGGCTGGGGTTCCGACTTCACCGTCGGCGCGAGCCTGGTCACCGGAATCGGCGTCGTCGAGGGCGTCGAGTGCCTGATCACCGCCAACGACCCGACCGTCAAGGGTGGCGCGAGCAACCCGTGGACCTTGAAGAAGGCGCTCCGGGCCGACGAGATCGCCCGGGCGAACCGGTTGCCGGTGATCAGCCTCGTCGAGTCCGGCGGCGCGGACCTGCCGACGCAGAAGGAGATCTTCATCCCCGGCGGCGCGATGTTCCGCAACCTGACCCGGTTGTCGGCCGAGGGGATCCCGACGATCGCGCTGGTGTTCGGCAACTCCACCGCCGGCGGCGCGTACATCCCCGGCATGAGCGACTACGTGGTGATGGTCGACGGCGGTGCGAAGGTGTTCCTGGCCGGGCCGCCACTGGTGAAGATGGCGACCGGTGAGGACGCTGACGACGAGTCGCTCGGTGGAGCCGCGATGCACGCGCGGACGTCCGGCCTGGCCGACTACTTCGCCGTCGACGAGCCGGACGCGATCCGGCTCGGCCGGCAGATCGTGTCCCGGTTGAACTGGAAGAAGCTCGGTCCCGCGCCCGCCGCACAGTACGAGGAGCCGTTGTACGACGCGGACGAGCTGCTTGGGATCGTGCCGGGGGACCTGAAGATCCCGTTCGATCCGCGGGACGTGATCGCGCGGGTGGTGGACGGGTCGGTGTTCGACGAGTTCAAGCCGTTGTACGGCTCGTCGCTGGCGACCGGGTGGGCATCGCTGCACGGGTACCCGGTCGGCATCCTCGCGAACGCGCGGGGTGTGCTGTTCAGCGAGGAGTCGCAGAAGGCGGCGCAGTTCATCCAGCTGGCGAACCAGTCGAGCACGCCGCTGATCTTCCTGCACAACACCACCGGGTACATGGTCGGCCAGGAGTACGAGCAACGCGGCATCATCAAGCACGGCGCGCAGATGATCAACGCGGTCTCGAACTCGCGCGTCCCGCACCTCTCGATCCTGCTGGGCGCGTCCTACGGCGCCGGGCACTACGGCATGTGCGGCCGGGCGTACGACCCGCGCTTCCTCTTCGCCTGGCCGTCGGCGAAGTCGGCCGTGATGGGCCCGCAGCAACTCGCCGGGGTGCTCTCGATCGTGGCACGCGCCGCCGCGGCCGCGAAGAACCAGCCGTACGACGAGGACGGTGACGCCGCGATGCGCGCGTACGTCGAGGGCCAGATCGAGGCGGAGTCGTTGCCGATGTTCCTCAGCGGCCGCCTCTACGACGACGGCGTGATCGACCCCCGCGACACCCGCACCGTGCTCGGCCTCTGCCTCTCCGCCATCCACTCGGCCCCGGTGGAAGGCACCCGCTTCGACGGCGCCAACTTCGGCGTCTTCCGGATGTGA
- a CDS encoding TIGR03084 family metal-binding protein, translated as MSSEDVLAAVLADLWAESTELDMLVGGLAADGWATPTPAEGWTVAHQIAHLAWTDEAALLAATDPDAFQETLRKAAANPAGYVDDGAAEGAALPPDQLLPYWRETRAELADALKQVPAGTKLAWFGPPMSPASMATARLMETWAHGQDVADGLGVTRQPSSRLRHVSHLAVRTRDFAYLVHDRKPPAAPFHVELTGPDDQVWTWGPEDAEQRVTGPALDFCLLATQRRHRDDLAVQAVGADAEEWLGIIQAFAGLPGQGRAAGQFG; from the coding sequence GTGTCTTCTGAGGACGTACTGGCTGCTGTGCTGGCTGATCTCTGGGCTGAGAGTACTGAGCTCGACATGCTCGTCGGGGGGCTGGCTGCGGACGGTTGGGCTACGCCGACTCCTGCTGAGGGGTGGACGGTCGCTCATCAGATCGCTCACCTGGCTTGGACCGACGAGGCCGCGTTGCTGGCGGCGACCGACCCGGACGCTTTCCAGGAGACGCTGCGGAAGGCCGCCGCCAATCCGGCCGGGTACGTCGACGACGGGGCCGCGGAGGGCGCCGCTTTGCCGCCGGATCAGCTCCTGCCGTACTGGCGGGAGACGCGGGCCGAGTTGGCGGATGCGCTGAAGCAGGTTCCGGCCGGGACGAAGCTGGCCTGGTTCGGGCCGCCGATGAGCCCGGCTTCGATGGCGACCGCTCGGCTGATGGAGACGTGGGCGCACGGGCAGGACGTGGCCGACGGGCTCGGGGTGACCCGGCAGCCGTCGAGCCGGTTGCGGCACGTCTCGCATCTGGCGGTGCGGACCCGCGACTTCGCGTACCTGGTGCACGACCGGAAGCCGCCGGCCGCACCGTTCCACGTGGAACTGACCGGGCCCGACGACCAGGTGTGGACCTGGGGGCCGGAGGACGCCGAGCAGCGGGTGACGGGGCCGGCCCTCGACTTCTGCCTGCTCGCCACCCAGCGCCGGCACCGCGACGATCTCGCTGTCCAGGCCGTCGGGGCGGACGCCGAGGAGTGGCTCGGCATCATCCAGGCCTTCGCCGGGCTGCCCGGCCAGGGACGCGCCGCCGGTCAGTTCGGGTGA
- a CDS encoding acetyl/propionyl/methylcrotonyl-CoA carboxylase subunit alpha — translation MISSVLVANRGEIARRVFRTARALGVECVAVHSTADAEAPYVGEADAAVHLPGNTPGETYLRAELVVEAARRVGADAVHPGYGFLSENAEFAQAVLDAGLTWIGPPVAAISSMGSKIEAKKLMAAAGVPVLAELTPASVEATDLPVLVKASAGGGGRGMRVVHRLEDLAAEIDAASAEALSAFGDGTVFCERYLATGRHIEVQVLADQHGTVWAVGERECSIQRRHQKVVEEAPSPLVERIPAMRAELFAAARTAAEAIGYVGAGTVEFLADDNGAFSFLEMNTRLQVEHPVTESTTGLDLVAWQFAVASGEALPPEPPAAVGHSIEVRLYAEDPANDWQPQTGRLHHFLLSDRVAEFGPGGSREEAPWIRVDSGVVSGSEVSPYYDAMLAKVVVWGATRTEAAHRLAAELARARIHGVRTNRDLLVRILRHPAFLAGETDTAFFDRHGLDALAEPLADKAAVELSALAAALADAAYRRTTAPVQGRLPSGWRNLASQPQRKSYVAGDVAYEVEYRLTRDGLVASGNVVLIRAEADEVVLELEGVRRRFGVAAYDGLVCVDSSLGSVALTPVERFPDPAHQLAAGSLLAPMPGTVIRVGVAVGDEVKQGEPLVWLEAMKMEHTIAAPADGVVAELDVAAGQQVEIGTVLAVVRVPGED, via the coding sequence GTGATCAGCTCAGTGCTCGTTGCCAATCGGGGAGAGATCGCGCGCCGGGTGTTCCGGACCGCGCGGGCGCTCGGGGTGGAGTGCGTGGCCGTGCACTCGACCGCGGATGCGGAGGCGCCGTACGTCGGGGAGGCGGACGCGGCCGTTCACCTTCCAGGGAACACGCCTGGTGAGACGTACCTGCGGGCCGAGCTCGTCGTCGAGGCGGCTCGGCGGGTGGGGGCGGACGCGGTGCATCCCGGGTACGGGTTCCTGTCGGAGAACGCGGAGTTCGCGCAGGCGGTCCTGGACGCCGGGCTGACCTGGATCGGACCGCCGGTCGCGGCGATCTCGTCGATGGGGTCGAAGATCGAGGCGAAGAAGCTGATGGCGGCGGCCGGGGTTCCGGTGCTCGCCGAGCTGACACCCGCGTCGGTCGAGGCCACCGACCTGCCCGTGTTGGTGAAGGCGTCGGCCGGCGGCGGTGGGCGCGGGATGCGGGTCGTCCATCGGCTCGAGGATCTCGCCGCGGAGATCGATGCCGCATCCGCGGAGGCACTGTCCGCGTTCGGGGACGGGACCGTGTTCTGCGAGCGGTACCTCGCGACCGGGCGGCACATCGAGGTGCAGGTGCTCGCGGATCAACACGGCACCGTGTGGGCCGTCGGTGAGCGGGAGTGCTCGATCCAGCGACGGCACCAGAAGGTCGTCGAGGAGGCGCCGTCGCCGTTGGTGGAGCGGATCCCGGCGATGCGGGCGGAGTTGTTCGCCGCGGCCAGGACGGCAGCCGAGGCGATCGGGTACGTCGGGGCGGGCACGGTCGAATTCCTTGCCGACGACAACGGTGCCTTCTCCTTCCTGGAGATGAACACCCGGCTCCAGGTCGAACACCCGGTCACCGAGTCGACGACCGGACTGGACCTGGTCGCCTGGCAGTTCGCCGTCGCGTCCGGAGAAGCGTTGCCGCCGGAGCCACCGGCCGCGGTCGGTCACTCGATCGAGGTCCGCCTGTACGCCGAGGATCCCGCGAACGACTGGCAGCCGCAGACCGGACGCCTCCACCACTTCTTGTTGAGCGACCGCGTTGCCGAGTTCGGGCCGGGCGGATCGCGGGAGGAAGCGCCGTGGATCCGGGTCGACTCCGGCGTGGTCAGCGGGTCGGAGGTGTCCCCGTACTACGACGCGATGCTCGCCAAGGTGGTCGTCTGGGGTGCCACTCGGACCGAGGCCGCGCACCGGCTCGCGGCCGAGCTCGCGCGAGCCCGGATCCACGGCGTCCGGACGAACCGGGATCTGCTGGTCCGGATCCTGCGGCATCCGGCCTTCCTCGCCGGTGAGACCGACACCGCGTTCTTCGACCGGCACGGCCTCGACGCCCTCGCGGAACCCCTGGCGGACAAGGCGGCCGTGGAGCTGTCGGCGCTCGCGGCCGCGTTGGCCGACGCGGCGTACCGGCGGACCACGGCGCCGGTCCAGGGCCGGCTCCCGAGCGGGTGGCGGAACCTGGCGTCGCAGCCGCAGCGGAAGTCGTACGTTGCCGGGGACGTTGCGTACGAGGTCGAGTACCGGCTGACCCGGGACGGACTGGTTGCTTCTGGCAACGTCGTCTTGATCCGGGCCGAGGCGGACGAGGTGGTGCTGGAGCTCGAGGGGGTTCGGCGGAGGTTCGGCGTCGCGGCGTACGACGGGCTGGTCTGCGTGGATTCGTCGCTCGGGAGCGTCGCGTTGACGCCGGTCGAGCGGTTCCCGGATCCGGCGCACCAGCTCGCGGCCGGATCGTTGCTCGCGCCGATGCCCGGCACGGTGATCCGGGTCGGGGTCGCGGTCGGCGACGAGGTGAAACAGGGCGAACCGCTGGTCTGGCTGGAGGCGATGAAGATGGAGCACACCATCGCCGCCCCGGCCGACGGCGTGGTCGCCGAGCTGGACGTCGCGGCAGGTCAGCAGGTCGAGATCGGCACGGTTCTCGCGGTCGTTCGTGTACCAGGGGAGGATTGA